A single window of Methanoregula sp. DNA harbors:
- a CDS encoding mannose-1-phosphate guanylyltransferase/mannose-6-phosphate isomerase produces MKSIILAGGVGTRLWPLSREFYPKQFMQLDGHSLFQQTYLRALRLSGPGEVIIVTNEIHQYLARNQIEELGHILLEQNLLKEPAGKNTLPAITWAMSRIRAADPSASAAVFPSDHILGDEAISKIAGAGPLAEQYLVTFGVPPASPHTGYGYIKPGKSLSTGAVADAFKEKPDEKTAEKYVKEGYLWNSGIFLLSTKVFFEELQRYAPDLYAAFDKKEPDYESLKPVSIDYGLLEHSKRVAVVPLEGAWSDLGTFRALYESRQPDAEGNVGTAEYLSARNNYVFAPDRHVGLIGVDNLIVVDTADALLVCDNKHAEMVKALVSRYNDRNDPITKYHRQVHRPWGSYTILEDSKSFKIKRVTVKPGRQLSLQLHNHRSEHWVVVSGTAQVELDGETRVLQKGESTFVRSGTRHRLKNTGTAPLEVIEVALGDYLGEDDIVRFEDDYGRK; encoded by the coding sequence ATGAAGTCCATTATCCTTGCCGGTGGCGTCGGGACGCGGCTCTGGCCGCTCTCCCGCGAGTTTTATCCCAAGCAGTTCATGCAACTCGACGGGCACTCCCTTTTCCAGCAGACATACCTGCGGGCGCTCAGACTTTCAGGACCCGGCGAGGTCATTATCGTGACAAACGAGATCCACCAGTACCTTGCCAGAAACCAGATCGAGGAACTCGGCCATATCCTGCTGGAACAGAACCTGTTAAAAGAACCGGCCGGGAAAAATACCCTGCCCGCGATCACCTGGGCGATGTCCCGGATCCGGGCGGCCGACCCGTCGGCATCTGCCGCAGTCTTCCCCAGCGACCACATCCTCGGGGACGAGGCGATCTCAAAGATTGCAGGAGCCGGGCCGCTTGCAGAACAGTACCTTGTAACCTTCGGTGTGCCCCCGGCATCGCCCCATACAGGGTACGGGTACATAAAACCTGGAAAATCATTAAGCACCGGTGCGGTTGCCGATGCATTCAAAGAGAAACCCGATGAAAAGACCGCAGAGAAGTACGTGAAAGAGGGCTACCTGTGGAACAGCGGGATATTCCTCCTCTCAACCAAGGTCTTTTTCGAAGAACTGCAGCGCTATGCTCCTGATCTTTACGCCGCGTTTGACAAAAAAGAGCCGGACTACGAGTCACTTAAACCCGTCTCGATCGATTACGGGCTCCTCGAACACTCAAAGCGCGTGGCGGTTGTCCCTCTCGAAGGTGCGTGGAGCGACCTTGGCACGTTCCGGGCACTTTATGAGTCCCGGCAACCGGATGCTGAAGGAAATGTAGGAACAGCAGAGTACCTGTCCGCACGGAACAATTACGTGTTCGCACCCGACCGGCATGTCGGGCTGATCGGGGTCGACAACCTCATCGTCGTGGACACGGCCGACGCCCTCCTTGTCTGCGACAACAAGCACGCGGAGATGGTTAAGGCGCTCGTCAGCAGGTATAACGACCGGAACGACCCGATCACAAAATACCACCGGCAGGTGCACCGCCCGTGGGGTTCGTACACGATCTTGGAGGATTCAAAGTCTTTCAAGATAAAACGGGTGACCGTAAAACCCGGCCGGCAGCTCTCGCTCCAGCTCCACAACCACCGGAGCGAGCACTGGGTGGTCGTGTCCGGCACCGCACAGGTTGAACTCGACGGGGAGACGCGTGTGTTACAAAAAGGCGAGAGCACATTTGTCCGCAGCGGGACCCGGCACCGGCTTAAAAACACCGGCACCGCCCCGCTCGAAGTAATAGAGGTCGCGCTCGGGGATTATCTGGGAGAGGACGATATTGTGCGCTTTGAGGACGATTATGGCAGGAAATAG
- a CDS encoding MBL fold metallo-hydrolase, whose product MPVQWIAGGTLYGNSYIVGDVLIDAGVMPMAVAPYKGSVSTVVLTHCHFDHTAHVKEIAHMCKAKVAIHRLDAAGLLDDARSLSMHFGSRSPAMVPEIILKEGDVIGGLRVLHTPGHTPGSICLFCETEQFLISGDTVFTDGGYGRYDFIGGSRAELTKSIDRLSLLDIEGLYPGHGVPVGTGGSGHIAAAQELLKSGYG is encoded by the coding sequence ATGCCAGTCCAGTGGATTGCCGGGGGAACGCTCTATGGGAACTCGTATATCGTCGGCGACGTCCTCATCGACGCGGGCGTGATGCCCATGGCAGTTGCGCCCTATAAAGGCTCCGTATCCACGGTGGTCCTTACCCACTGCCATTTCGACCACACGGCGCACGTCAAAGAGATCGCCCACATGTGCAAAGCAAAGGTCGCGATCCACAGGCTGGACGCCGCAGGACTCCTTGACGATGCCCGGAGCCTTTCGATGCATTTTGGCTCGCGCTCCCCGGCAATGGTGCCGGAGATCATCTTAAAGGAGGGGGACGTGATCGGGGGCCTGCGTGTCCTGCATACACCGGGCCACACCCCGGGCAGCATCTGCCTCTTTTGTGAAACGGAACAGTTCCTGATCAGCGGGGACACCGTGTTTACCGATGGCGGGTACGGCAGGTACGACTTTATCGGCGGCAGCAGGGCAGAACTCACAAAGTCAATCGACCGGCTCTCGCTGCTTGATATCGAAGGGCTCTACCCGGGCCACGGGGTGCCTGTCGGGACCGGGGGGAGCGGGCATATTGCAGCGGCACAGGAGCTGTTGAAGAGCGGGTATGGATAA
- a CDS encoding DUF123 domain-containing protein: MDKGIYCLVLKNPECTVNVGALGALAFEAGFHIYAGSAQGSGGLQRVRRHILLAQEHNRRPKWHIDYLLTNGNFRLASVVCARTEQKYECRLAGNLPGSPVPHFGCSDCSCSSHLFYSRDDPRDGIMIAFRKLGLNPAIKTLITPRAKGTL; encoded by the coding sequence ATGGATAAGGGGATTTACTGCCTCGTGCTTAAGAACCCGGAGTGCACCGTGAATGTCGGGGCGCTTGGAGCGCTGGCATTTGAAGCCGGCTTCCATATATACGCCGGCTCGGCGCAGGGCAGCGGCGGATTACAAAGGGTACGGCGCCACATTCTCCTTGCACAGGAGCATAACCGTCGCCCGAAATGGCATATCGATTACCTGCTGACAAACGGAAACTTCCGCCTCGCTTCTGTTGTCTGCGCACGGACTGAACAAAAATATGAGTGCCGGCTTGCCGGAAACCTCCCGGGATCGCCCGTCCCGCACTTCGGCTGCAGCGACTGCTCCTGCAGTTCACACCTCTTTTATTCACGCGATGACCCCCGGGACGGCATAATGATCGCATTCCGGAAACTGGGGCTTAATCCTGCCATCAAAACACTCATTACTCCCCGCGCAAAGGGTACCTTATGA
- a CDS encoding LEA type 2 family protein yields MPILHEPSISLEGVKVRAARLSSVDLDVAILVQNKNPVGITLREIPFVVLVRDGERQTEIADGNTGAIKVKARDSTAISVPLTSKNSAIVRAAAGFVAGRGLEVTVKGTAVVDALVTGLSVPFEKTVALTAAGVAGALTKKRNNP; encoded by the coding sequence ATGCCGATCCTGCACGAGCCGTCAATAAGCCTTGAAGGGGTGAAGGTCCGGGCTGCCAGACTCTCATCCGTAGACCTTGACGTGGCAATACTTGTGCAGAACAAAAACCCGGTCGGCATTACCCTGCGTGAGATCCCGTTTGTTGTCCTTGTCCGGGACGGGGAGCGCCAGACGGAGATTGCGGACGGGAACACCGGCGCAATAAAGGTAAAGGCACGGGACAGCACGGCAATCAGCGTGCCTCTCACTTCAAAGAATTCAGCCATCGTACGGGCGGCAGCGGGCTTTGTTGCAGGAAGGGGGCTGGAGGTCACGGTCAAAGGGACGGCAGTGGTCGATGCCCTTGTTACCGGCCTGTCAGTGCCCTTTGAGAAGACAGTCGCCCTGACAGCGGCAGGTGTTGCCGGTGCATTAACAAAAAAGAGGAATAACCCGTAA
- a CDS encoding pyridoxamine 5'-phosphate oxidase family protein encodes MRRKEREITDKAEVESILSGALVCRIGLADGGEPYVVPVCFGYGDGTMYLHSAHEGKKIDMLKKNPRCCFEVDTCEGTIPSKRPCNWEMRYRSVIGFGNATIVEDVEEKKKGMNCILRHYSGTTYDFSDEEIKSVCVVRVDISEMTGKKFGS; translated from the coding sequence ATGAGAAGAAAAGAACGGGAAATCACGGATAAGGCTGAGGTGGAATCGATCCTTTCGGGGGCACTGGTGTGCCGGATTGGACTGGCAGATGGCGGCGAGCCCTACGTGGTCCCGGTCTGTTTTGGCTACGGGGACGGCACGATGTATCTCCACTCTGCGCATGAAGGAAAAAAGATTGATATGCTGAAGAAAAATCCCCGGTGCTGCTTTGAGGTTGACACGTGTGAAGGCACCATACCCTCAAAACGCCCGTGCAACTGGGAGATGCGGTACAGGAGCGTTATTGGTTTTGGCAATGCCACAATTGTTGAGGACGTGGAGGAGAAGAAGAAGGGGATGAACTGCATCCTTCGCCATTATAGCGGCACAACGTATGATTTTTCTGACGAGGAAATAAAAAGCGTCTGTGTCGTCAGGGTCGATATCTCTGAAATGACGGGAAAAAAGTTCGGGAGCTGA
- a CDS encoding flavodoxin family protein — protein MKVLGISGSMRKDGNTADLVKVILERCETAGLKTEFVSLSGKKIGPCLGCEKCKKEKWCVIENDDWNAIAKKVLGCEVLIIGSPTYYYDVCGHLKNFIDRTYCLYHDRKLAGRKGVAVAVQAHKGATRTIQTLEGFLNTHEFSSLGSVAGSGYHKGDVLSDAEAVEKAQKIGDKIVRLVKRDHR, from the coding sequence ATGAAAGTGCTGGGAATATCCGGGAGCATGCGCAAGGATGGCAACACCGCAGACCTTGTCAAAGTGATTCTCGAACGCTGCGAGACCGCGGGCCTTAAGACCGAGTTCGTCTCGCTTTCAGGAAAGAAGATCGGTCCCTGCCTGGGCTGTGAGAAATGCAAAAAAGAGAAGTGGTGCGTGATCGAGAATGATGACTGGAACGCCATTGCAAAAAAGGTGCTGGGCTGCGAAGTGCTCATTATCGGGTCCCCGACCTATTACTACGACGTCTGCGGGCATTTGAAAAATTTCATCGACCGCACCTATTGCCTCTACCATGACCGGAAGCTTGCAGGAAGGAAAGGCGTCGCTGTGGCCGTGCAGGCCCACAAGGGTGCAACCCGGACGATCCAGACGCTTGAGGGGTTCTTGAACACCCATGAATTTTCATCGCTGGGTTCGGTCGCGGGGAGCGGGTACCATAAAGGCGACGTGCTCTCTGATGCGGAGGCAGTGGAGAAAGCACAGAAGATCGGCGATAAAATTGTCCGGCTGGTCAAGCGCGATCACCGCTGA
- the thiC gene encoding phosphomethylpyrimidine synthase ThiC → MFVMDLLTRRCSRTVPDIVSAAARAEGIEPERMARGIAAGRIVIPKNRKRDHHACAIGEGCRVKVNVNIGTSGPLCDPALEIRKAKAALKNGADAIMDLSTGGNLVAIRKKILRLDTTVGTVPVYEAVRRAGSAADVDADLIFKVIREHCRQGVDFLTLHCGVNRQALSALRSDPRLMGVVSRGGAFHCAMMVQRDEENPLFSEFDYLLEILAEHDVTISLGDGMRPGCLQDSEKLAKSVEYVTLGTLAQQAFAAGVQRMIEGPGHMPLDQVSYNVRMIKEITDNAPLYLLGPVVTDLAPGYDHVVTAIGGATACMHGADFLCMVSPSEHLALPLEADIIEGTRIAKIAAHIGDTVRRPEGYRDPREAAMAQARKDLDWDEQFRLALYGDVARKIHARDGELDTCSMCGDLCAIKVVKDLFGAMEKKKR, encoded by the coding sequence ATGTTTGTTATGGATTTGCTCACCCGCAGATGCTCCCGCACCGTGCCCGATATCGTTTCAGCAGCGGCGCGGGCGGAAGGCATCGAACCGGAGCGGATGGCCCGGGGCATCGCTGCGGGCAGGATCGTGATCCCGAAGAACCGGAAACGGGACCACCATGCCTGTGCCATAGGCGAGGGGTGCCGGGTAAAAGTGAACGTGAACATCGGCACCTCCGGCCCGCTGTGCGACCCGGCGCTCGAGATCCGGAAGGCAAAGGCTGCGCTCAAAAACGGCGCCGATGCGATCATGGACCTCTCTACCGGCGGCAACCTTGTCGCGATACGGAAAAAAATTCTCAGGCTTGACACGACCGTCGGGACCGTCCCGGTCTACGAGGCCGTGCGCCGGGCGGGCAGCGCAGCGGACGTGGATGCCGACCTGATCTTCAAGGTCATCCGGGAGCACTGCAGGCAGGGCGTTGATTTCTTAACCCTCCACTGCGGCGTGAACCGGCAGGCGCTCTCTGCATTGCGATCAGACCCGCGCCTGATGGGAGTTGTCAGCCGGGGCGGGGCGTTCCACTGCGCGATGATGGTGCAGCGCGACGAGGAGAACCCGCTGTTCTCAGAATTCGATTACCTGCTGGAGATCCTTGCCGAGCACGATGTCACCATCAGCCTCGGCGACGGGATGAGGCCCGGATGTCTGCAGGACTCTGAGAAGCTTGCAAAATCGGTGGAGTACGTCACCCTGGGCACTCTCGCGCAGCAGGCGTTTGCCGCAGGGGTCCAGCGGATGATCGAGGGCCCGGGGCATATGCCGCTTGACCAGGTGAGCTATAACGTCCGGATGATCAAGGAGATAACAGACAACGCGCCGCTCTACCTGCTCGGGCCGGTCGTCACCGACCTCGCGCCCGGCTACGACCACGTTGTCACCGCCATAGGCGGCGCAACTGCCTGCATGCATGGCGCCGACTTCCTCTGCATGGTCTCGCCGTCCGAACACCTCGCCCTCCCGCTGGAAGCCGACATCATCGAAGGCACACGGATCGCAAAGATTGCCGCACATATCGGCGACACCGTCCGCCGGCCGGAAGGGTACCGGGACCCGCGTGAGGCTGCAATGGCGCAGGCCCGCAAAGACCTTGACTGGGATGAGCAGTTCCGGCTCGCGCTGTATGGCGACGTTGCAAGGAAGATACATGCCCGTGACGGCGAGCTGGACACCTGCTCGATGTGCGGGGATCTCTGTGCGATCAAGGTGGTAAAGGATCTGTTCGGGGCGATGGAAAAGAAGAAACGGTGA